From the genome of Hymenobacter sp. PAMC 26628, one region includes:
- the ribD gene encoding bifunctional diaminohydroxyphosphoribosylaminopyrimidine deaminase/5-amino-6-(5-phosphoribosylamino)uracil reductase RibD, translated as MADAPSPNASDDSLFMRRALDLALRGTGYARPNPLVGCVVTHGGRIIGEGWHQQYGGPHAEVNAVASVADKSLLAESRVFVTLEPCAHHGKTPPCADLLIAHGVPEVVVCNDDPFPLVAGRGNAKLRAAGALVSTGLLAAEGRWLNRRFFTFHEKKRPYLVLKWAETADGFLAGRYFQPVAISGPQARLLTHQWRAEEQAILVGTRTALHDNPHLNVRDWPGPDPLRVVLDKNLCLPPTHHVLDGQQPTLFYTYRQRADAPNRAYATLTEADDLMPQILADLWQRQVQSVLVEGGPTVLNALLHAGLWDEIRIFRSPRKLGAGVAAPRLGFSGLQSVENVGDDQLFRYLNE; from the coding sequence ATGGCCGACGCCCCCTCCCCTAACGCTTCCGACGACTCTTTGTTCATGCGCCGCGCCCTCGACTTGGCGCTGCGCGGCACTGGCTACGCCCGGCCCAACCCGCTGGTGGGCTGCGTGGTAACGCACGGGGGCCGCATCATCGGCGAGGGCTGGCACCAGCAATACGGGGGCCCCCACGCCGAAGTGAACGCCGTGGCCAGCGTGGCCGATAAGTCGCTGCTGGCAGAGAGCCGCGTGTTCGTAACGCTGGAGCCCTGCGCCCACCACGGCAAAACGCCCCCCTGCGCCGACCTACTCATCGCCCACGGCGTGCCCGAGGTGGTGGTGTGCAACGACGACCCGTTTCCGCTGGTGGCGGGCCGCGGCAACGCGAAGCTGCGCGCCGCTGGGGCCCTAGTCAGCACCGGGCTACTGGCCGCCGAGGGCCGCTGGCTGAACCGGCGCTTCTTCACCTTCCACGAAAAGAAGCGGCCCTACCTGGTGCTGAAGTGGGCCGAAACGGCCGACGGCTTTTTGGCCGGGCGCTACTTCCAGCCGGTGGCCATCAGCGGGCCCCAGGCGCGGCTGCTCACCCACCAGTGGCGGGCCGAGGAGCAGGCCATTCTGGTGGGCACCCGCACGGCCCTGCACGACAACCCCCACCTGAACGTGCGCGACTGGCCCGGGCCCGACCCGCTGCGCGTGGTGCTCGACAAAAACCTGTGCCTGCCGCCCACCCACCACGTGCTCGACGGCCAGCAGCCCACCCTGTTCTACACCTACCGCCAGCGCGCCGACGCCCCCAACCGCGCCTACGCCACCCTCACCGAAGCCGACGACCTGATGCCCCAAATCTTGGCCGACCTTTGGCAGCGCCAGGTGCAATCGGTGCTGGTGGAAGGGGGCCCCACGGTGCTCAACGCCCTACTCCACGCGGGGCTGTGGGACGAAATTCGCATCTTCCGCAGCCCCCGCAAGCTGGGCGCCGGCGTAGCAGCTCCGCGCCTGGGCTTCAGCGGCTTGCAAAGCGTTGAGAACGTGGGCGACGACCAGCTGTTCCGCTACCTGAACGAGTAG